Sequence from the Sciurus carolinensis chromosome 1, mSciCar1.2, whole genome shotgun sequence genome:
gcctagtataagcttactgtatttatgtgggtttgtctctgtgttctctattctgtaccattgatctacctgtctattttggtgccaataccatgctgtttttgttactattactctgtagtatagttgaaggtctagtattgtgatatcccctgcttcactcttgctgctAAGGAttaatttagctattctgggtctcttattcttccaaatgaatttcatgattgtttgcgttatttctatgaggtatgtcattgaaatttttattggaattgcattgaatttgcatagtgcttttggtagtaggaccatttggacaatattaatctgcctatccaagaacatgggagatctttccatcttctaaggttttatttaatttctttctttagtattctacagttttcattgtaggggtctttcacctcttttgttagattgattcccatatatatattttttgaggctattgtgaatggggtagttttcctaatttctcttttagagaatTCAAAAAATATGGAACACTCTATggatttgcatgtcatccttgtgcaggggccatgtgaatcttctctgtatcattccaattttagtgtaTGTGCTGTGGAAGCGAGCGCTGGCACAGCCTTTCTGAAGAACAATCAGTCACTCCCCATCATGATAACTGTTTGTACACATCAATGATCCTGCACATCCTAAGGAAGTTTGCACAAGTCCATATGAGGACATAAAATGAGGATGCTCTTTGCAGCCTTCTTTTAATGTCAGGAAGTAGAGGCCAACTTGGGACTGGTCACTGGGAAATTGGGTACCTAAAATGTGGTAGATTCATGTCCCCTGAGATAGGCTAAACAATGGCCTCCAACTATACCCTGTCCTGATCCCCAGAACCTGTAAAGGGTTTTCTTTATATGGTAAATACAACTACGTAAATGCAATagttaaggatttttaaaaaataactttatttatttatttatttggtgctgaggatcaaacccagtgcctcacatgtgctaggtaaatgctctaccactgagccacaactccagcactAGTTAAGGATTTTGAGAGAGGGAGACTACACTGAATTATCCAACTAGGCCTGATGGAATCACAATAGTCTTTGTAAAAGGGACCCAGAAGAAGTCAGAGGAGAAGGCAGTGTGATAAAGGAAACAGATTGACAGGCTTTGTAGAAGGAAGGGAACACAGTCAAAGATTACAAGCAGCCTTGAATAGTCCTCTTCTTTGAGAAGGACCAGTTTTATTGCGACCTGaacttaatttaattaaattagttaatttagtattattgttattattattatttttgttattggtactggggcttgaacccagagacactttaccactgagtcacaaacccagaccattttattttttattttgagacagggtcttgctgaactGTTGAGGGTCCCTCTCTCTAAATTGttgaaattctcctgtctcagtctcccaagtcactgggattacaggtgtgtactactgcATCTGGTAACACTTGACTTTAGCCCAGAGAaactgatttcagacttccaCTCTCCAGAAACTTTAGGAtaatacatttgtgttgtttaagTCATTAAGACAGTAATAATTTCAACAGCAacattatggaaccagcccaggttcccacccacagatgaatggataaagaaactgtggtatatatacacagtggagttttactcagccataaagaagaaattatgacaattgctggtaaatgaatgaaattggagaatgtcatgctaactGAATAAGCCAGACTTGGAAAGTCAAGGgttcaatgttttctctcatatgtgggagctagagcaaaataaggaagaaGGTGGTGGTGGGGTCCCATGAAATTATATGGTGtgtcagtggagtagaggaaaggattgagagggaggaaagaaggatgtGAAAGGGAAGGAActgtgaaatgaaattgaccaaattattctatgtgcatttatgaatataccctagtgaatttcacctttatgtagaTCAATAAaccaccaatttaaaaatgataaataaatagaaggaagaccagtagagttgAGGAAGGGGAACAGTGAGAGGGAAAggcagaagggaagggaatgagGAAATTCTagggactgaaatagagcaaattatattccatgagtatatgattatgtcagaatgaaccccactcttatgtataactatgatgcactaataaaaaaaagtttgtaaaagATTGTAATAATGTTACAATAGTGATAGGAAAGTAATATAGGCTGATCTTATGCAGGAGTTAAAAGTAATATAGTTAATATACACATAAAtcaatcttaaaaatttaatgttaaaacacttttaaaagcaTAGTGTGTACACGGGGtaaaagactcaatattgttaagatggcatTCTTCCCCAACTGACACTTAGATTCAATACAATCTCAATCAAActctcagtgtgtgtgtgcgtgtgtgtgtgtgtgtgtgttcagtagaaattgacaaattgattctaaaatgtaGATGGAAATATAAGGGAATAGATTTGAAATaactggaaaagaagaacaaagatggGGCACTTTTATAACTTGACTTCATGTCTtgttataaagctacagtaatcaagacagtgtggttgGTACAGGCATCAGTATAGGCAAACAGATCAATGGACCAGAATCGAGAATCTAGTTAACAATATCAAAAGTATGATCCATTAAAGAACAAATTAGTAATTTATATTTCATCTAAACTAAAAGCTTCTGCTACTCAAAGACTATACTAAGGCAGTCAAAAGAGAAGCCATAGACCAGGTAcatggtgcacgcctataatcccagtggctcaggaggctgaggcagaaggattgtgagttcaaagccagcctcagcaaaaatgagacactaagcaactcagtgagaccctgtttctaaataaaatacaaaatagggctggggatgtggttcagtggttgagcgccccagTACCCACTCCCCAAGAAAGGAGAAACCATATAGACCAAATTAAATACTTGTGAATTATATATCTGTATACTGATTACAAAAATaactctcaaaactcaaaataaaaaaaaaaaatccccctctGAATGGGTGGAAGATTTTGAACAGACACATCATGGAAGAGAACATACAGACTGCAaatgaacataagaaaatatCCTCAACTTATTAGCCATGAAGGAAACGCAAATTAAAATCACCGTGTGCTTATTAGAATATCTAAAATTAAATGGACTGACTCTACAAGTGTTGGTGAGCACAGGGAGGAACTGGAAGGCTCTCACATTTTCcggtaagaaaacaaaatgatacaaCTGCTTTGAGAAAAAAGGTTTGATGGTTCTTAAAACGTTAAACACACTTACCTTATAATCCAGAAATTCTGGTCTCATGAATCtatccaaaagaaacaaaagcatatGGCTAACAAAAAACTTGTAAATGActattcatagcagctttatttgttaTAGCCAGTAACTGAACATAACCGAAATAACCACCAACAGGTGACTTGATAATTAAACTGGTATATCCACAGGATGAAAGAATCTTCaatcacacaaaaaaagaactaTTGATAAATACAACATGAATGACAATTATGCTTTGTGAAAGATGTTAGACAAAAAGTAGCTAGCAAATAATTCCACTTGTGCATAATTCTAGAAAATGCGAACTAATCTACAGTGATAGAAGGCAGATCAGTGAGTGCCTGGGTATGAGAGGATGGGGAATGTGGAAGGGAGGAGTTGTGGGGAAACATGAGGAAACTCGTGGGGGAAATGGATAGATATATTCATTATCTTGATTGTCTCAATGCCTTCACAGGTGTCAAACTTATCTGAACAAGTCAGGGTCATGTGCCAATTTGTACTTCCataaagttgttaaaaataagataaattcaCAGAAGATAAATAAGAAGATTGAGATACATAACAATAccatttacataattaaaatatatatgcacacaaaaaCAATGCTCATTttgaacatacacatatatatgtaataatcaCATTAGAAAACAGTCTTCGGGGTGGGCTGGGTAGGTGGGAGCTGAGGGTCTAGACCTGgggaaaagagaataaagaaacaaaacaggacAGAGACTTATACAGACTAATTATGGTGAGCAAAGGgcttctacagaaaaaaaaaattgttgtttaaGTTAtctttattatagaaaaatatttgcgAGGTCAAGATAAAAATTTGCCTCAATGTAAAAAGGGAATAATTTTGAGACTTTTATAAAACTGATGCAATAATTTTACCTTCAAAGGGAGACAAGTAATACTTTAGCACTCTGGGTGACTGACTTGTGGATTATAAGTGCCATGTCTCTGAAAAATCCTGTTAGACATTctgttaagagaaaaaaagctGCAATTCAATAAGGGCATAATCACAGCAATGTTTATAAAGCTCCATCACACCCTCCACGTGGGCCCATTGCACAGATGTTTAAGTACCTTCAAGCTGTGTTTTCATATGTAGACCTAACAACTAATTCTTAGCTGTGGTTTCCCTTTAAATAAAGCCAAGAGTAACTGAAGGTATGCTTAGCAGAGAGGTTTCCCTAAgtaaaacatcatttatttttcatttattgtagATGTTGGGAGGgagttagaaaataattaaaagtatgtGCTTCCTTAGAACATGCTATCTCCACTAACTGAACTTCTAACCTGACATAAATACATTGCATACTGTAACCTGTTTCTCCTGATTATTAACCTTGAGCATGGCAACCTATAAATCATCCCCGAAACAGCTGGCGCTCAGCATTGCCCCAAAGGTACATGATTACGATCGTTTTATATATATCTTGGTATGCAGACATGAAAAATTCATTGAAGAGGTTGGTATTGTAAGACTTATTGTAATGAATTTTCTCAAAAACATAGATCATGCTTAAAATAGGTGTCTGCGTATTATAATGCAGCCATTTATATCTTCTTGAATTACCTTGCCCATAGCTCAGCCATTTTCTTAAAGTCAAACATGATGATACCTAAACAGATTTACTGCATCACTTTGCACTGCTTGAAAGTAGaagtttgctcttttcttttcttcctgtgtgtgtgtgtgtgtgtgtgtgtgtgtgtgtgtgagagcacGTGTGTGTTAATACCTACAGAATCCAAGGATagagcttttttcttttcttttctctctctttctttctccttccttccttccttctttctttctttctttttttaagggaTTCATTTGGAAAGACATTCCTTAAAGCCATCCACATTTGCCTGGGTTTGTCAAACATGAACCCATAGAGACCCCCAAACatgttctgctttttttcttttaaatttttgtttttaatgatgggaatgacaacaacaacaacaacaacaacaacaaacatctAAAACTGAAGCTTCTGGAAGAACCATTTGTTCTTGCCTGTCTTGTACCTCTCTTCAAACTTAACCCTGGCCTCCTGACGGGCCTTACATTTAAGAGGAAGGTCTCTGAAGACATCCGTGTTGACAACAGTTTTGTCCAAGGGGATATCCACAGAGTACCTTGTGGGCATGAGACGACTGTAGTTATAAACTTTCACAAAAGACTTGATCTTTGACCTTTTGGTGATTTTCTTCTTGCCCATAGCAGCTGTCACTTTTCGGGGATAGTGGTCAATTCCAGCCACCAGAGCATGGCTGTAGGGACGGTCTGATGTGCCATCATCAATGTTCTTCACAATGACAGCTTTGTGTGTGGAGTAGCATCTGGCCAGGACCAACACCACCTTCTCAGGTTTCATGAACTTGCCCATTTCAACAGCAAACAGCCCAGCCcacagcagaaaggaagaaagagccaTGTTTTGCTTCTTAGAACTCACCAAGATATTCAACTTCTCCTTGCACAATATGGTTCATTATCATCATGTTAACATtcgaaaaataaaatgttagcacTGAAAGGGACTGCAAGGCCTTCGCAGTTGCAGGGAGGTGGtgactttctcaaggtcacatcTGGAAAGGAGAGGTCCAAGTTTTGGACCCACATCTCAGGTTCACCATAATAATGAAGTAATCATGCCAATGCTGGTTACCAGGCAGGAGTTCAGTACTGAATGTCTGATGCCTGGACCTGGTGGGATTCTCACTGCAGTCTCATGAAATGGTCTGGTAAGATCATCACCACCTCCACTATCATCACTGTTCTGATTTCACATCTAAGGAAACATCCAGACAGGTGAAGTGGCTTGTCCAAGGCACAGAACCAGCAATTGACTGAGCAATTGAACTGGACTGACTTCAACCCACATCTTTCCTCCTAACCATAACACTCTATTGCTTTTTACTTCACATGGTGATTTCgtactttctcctttttgatGTGGTAGGTTAGGCTTGTAAACTGTAATAGTAATGGGAGTTCATAAGATAGTTGCCTCCTTTGagagggctgccataacaaaagtAGTGTGGgctgggtggtttaaacaacagaaaggtattttctcacggttctggaggtgGGAAGTCCAAAGTCAAGATAGTGGCAGGGTTGGTGTCATTCAAGTCCTCTCTTCTTGGCTTGTAAATCTCCATCTTCCCTCTGTGCCATGGTGTCCTGATCTCTTAAAAATACACCAGTTGGATTGGATTAGGGCCGCccatatgacctcattttacctcAATTATCTCTTTAGAAACGTATCTTCAAATGCAGTCACATTCAAAGATACTGGGAATTGGGACTTCAACATACAAGTAGGGTGGGGACATAATTCAGCCCTTAatgaatggtatgcctttttCTGGTGCAAAGTTGCCCATAAAGATGCCTGATTAGAAACCAATAGGTCTGGTCCCTGTAGGTGTTTAAATCTTTGTTTACCAGGTGTGAGCTGTTAAAACCAGCAAACCCTTTGTAGCTGTGCCCTTAAACTGAGGTTTGGGAAAGAGAGGTGGTTCCTGGCAGTCAATCTCTGGGGCCCATGTCCTGTCTCTCCTGGGGCCTAAAGCTTGGCTCCATAGCCCACCTGTCTCCAGTACAGGTTTGAGTCAACTCTTTCTACTGACCATGGCACCCAGGGTGACCCTGCTGTGTGGGGCCCTAACATTCGGGGCTGAACAATGCAGGGCTACAAataagatgttgaactttttaaacaAGAAGGCAGAAATGGCAAGCACTTTATGCAGAAAGGTCCTTTTGCATTTCACCTTGGCTTCCTCCTCATAAAGAGGGAAAACTGAAGGCAACTCTCCAGggcctattttgttttgttttgatgtgaTTTTTATACTGAAGGGCGAGTAGGAACAGGAGTGCGGGCCCTGGGCATGCTGGGGCGGAGGGAGTGGCGACCGTGGGCGCTGTCTGCCATCTGGCAGGGGCGGGCACACCCTGGGCGTCCGGGAACCGCGTTAGCTTGGCAGGGATGCCATTCTGGTCCCGTGGCCAGCTTCCAGAAGCAGACAGGGAGGAAACGACTCGTTTGTGTCTTCTAGCTTTGTGTGAGGACTAGAGGAGAGGCCTAGAGGTGTATTCGATTGCCTGGTGTATTTTTCCCTGCCTCTGTGAATGAGGGAAATAATTCAttccaccaaaaacaaacacatatgcacacataagCATTGGAAAGATACAATGGGAACAGCATTCCCCGTGGTACTGCCACCCGCAGGGACAGTAAGCACAATAGTTGACATTGTGAGTGTTTACTCTGTACCAGTCTGCTGAGGAGCTCTAAGCATGATGTCATCGGACTTCAGAACAGGCCCTCATGCAAGGCGTTGCTGCCACCCCCACTGTACACAGGAGACAATTGCAGTCTGCACTGCTGGCCCGTCACACATGGAGAGGAGGGTCCTTGGCACAGAGGCATTTTGGGGGAACACAATttaaccatggtttttcttcttcaggGTCTGGTCCTTCATCAGTTTTCCGTTTCTGAAGTGGCACTGAAAGTGAGCCCTGTCACCTCAAAGTGCTTTAgcatcttattttcttattcccCTATCAGAGAGGAGGTCACAGATGCTTTGAGGATCAAATGAAACGGAGAGACCCTCTTTCCagaaaagtacacacacacacacacacacacacacacacacacacacactaatgtCTCCAAGTTTGGGCAATTTGGGGCCACTGTCACTCTGCTCCCACAAAACCTCCTTAGGGAACATAGGGAAAGAACCCTGGTTTTAAAGCCAAATTTTTCAAAGTGTAGGTTACCAAACATTATTGGGTCATAAATCAGTTTAGAGGGggatatgtatttatttggggtgccaaggattggacccaggagtggttagccactgagccatatccccagtcccttttatttatttttcagacagtgtcttgcaaagttgcttagggcctaagttgcagaggctggctttgaatttgcaatctttctgcttcagcctcctgagctgctggaattacagtgtgtgtaaaattatttattttaatagaacaCAACAGAAAATATCAGTGTATTGGAggaagcaaaaatatattttgtgaagCTTGTTTCAAAAATTCCTATTCAAATAGGAATGTGCAGGAGGTCCCAGTGTTAGTTGTGTTTGTTCTAGAAGCCTCACACCCAGCCCTGGCTCCCTCCTGCTCTCTCAGCTGAGAACTGCCTGTGATTCAGGATGAACACCAGTCCCATTCCTGTAGAACATTCCTTACAGCCAGAACACCCTGATTCCACATCCTCAGTGTTTTTTACATAGCATTCTTCTATGCTACTTCTTTAGAACTCCTCAAAGGATGAtgatggccaggtgtggtggtgcgtgcctgttattccagcagcttgggaggctgaagtaagaggatcatgaattcgaagctagcctcagtaacttagtgagactctaagcaacacaatgaaatcctgtctctaaaaaggggttgggggatgtggcttagaggttaAGTGTCCCTTAAGAGGTTAAGTGTTCAACGCCCagtaccccaccaccaccaaaaaaagggaTAACGATGGCTTTAAAGTTATCCTTTATTGGGTGCCAGTTCAGTGCCACATGCTAAGGACTTTGCATATTCCCTATTTCTAATCCTTACACAACACTACAAGGAAGGCTTGACAATTACTGTAAGTTCAatgtataaatgagaaaattgaggctcacAGATGGACCAGAGCCCCTTCACTCACTGTGTGATGGAAGCTATCTGGTTGGTGTTGcaatatggaagaaaaaacacATTATGTGGCTTGGTGTCCACAGACCTGCCTGCAAGATCCAGCTAAGCCAATTGTTAACTGTATGCCACTGAATCTTAATATCTTTAAAGTCCCAACTAACTTGCCTATTTCAAAGTTACAAGCATTAGTTGAGAAAATGCATGTATAAGTGTTCTAGAATATGTGATATGTGTTATTTGTATTAACTACCTCAGCAACATATGAAGGCCCTTGGGACCAAGGACCTTGATTACATCCTCTACTTCCCAACTCACCCTCCAGTTTCACATTAAATATTTGCCAATTGATTGCTGCTTAAGGACAAGAATGATACCtcttattttccctttgtctAGCATAAcaagctttgaaaaaaatgt
This genomic interval carries:
- the LOC124962899 gene encoding 60S ribosomal protein L27-like — encoded protein: MGKFMKPEKVVLVLARCYSTHKAVIVKNIDDGTSDRPYSHALVAGIDHYPRKVTAAMGKKKITKRSKIKSFVKVYNYSRLMPTRYSVDIPLDKTVVNTDVFRDLPLKCKARQEARVKFEERYKTGKNKWFFQKLQF